A window of Dysidea avara chromosome 1, odDysAvar1.4, whole genome shotgun sequence genomic DNA:
AGCTGTACACTTAGAGATAGTTACGGATCTAACTGTGGAAACCTTCCTACAAGCCTTTAGAAGATTCAGCAGCTGCAAATCTTTGCCTATGCTCCTAATTTCAGACAATGCTTCTACCTTCATGTCTGCAGCTGAGGAGTTACAACAACTGTTTAATTCGTCACTGCTCACTGAAAACCTACACAGAAAGGGTGTCATGTGGAGATTCATACCCAAACGTGCCCCTTGGTACGGTGGTTTTTGGGAAAGACTGATTGGTTTGACTAAAACAGCTCTTAAGAAGGTACTTGGACGAACCTTTGCCACCTTATCCTCACTGCAAACTCTAGTAGTGGAAGTAGAAGCAATACTTAATGATCGTCCACTGACATATGTATCGCCAGATGAGAGAGACCCAGAACCATTAACTCCAGCACATATGTTATATGGAAGAAGAATAACATCCCTTCCTCATCCAATGGTTGAAGATGATGAACTTGATGACCCTAGTTATGGAACTGAATCAGACCTGAAGAAGAGAGCTAATACACAGGCATTAATCCTAAAACATTTTTGGAAGAGATGGAAACTTGAATACCTGACATCACAGTCATCACTACGTGAGCTCCATAAAACAACTGGCAACAATATACAGAAGGTGCAAATAGGTGATGTAGTTTTAGTACATGATGACACTCCAAGAATTAGATGGGACCTAGCAGTTATTGAAGATGTCATCAAAGGATCAGATGGCTTAATTAGAGCTGCCAAAATCCGTACAAAGGGAGGAAGAACTAATCACCTGATAGCTAAGCTGTATCCCCTTGAGGTGCGTTCTACTGAATTTACAGATAGACTCAACTCAACCCCCTTGACTTCAAACCGGATGGGAGATGGAGATAAAGAAGGTCAGCCAGAATCTCGACCTGCCAGAAGAGCAGCTTTGAAGGCACACCAGAAGTTCTCTGAATGGGCTGAAGTTCTAAGGGcgcccccggaggatgtcgtgGACTAGTAATAACGAACTTAGATTACTTAGTTAGCTATTACATCATTTATCACGTGTATATGAATATTGTTGTAGTTAATTTAGTTGTTGTTACAAGATAAGTTAAAGCGGTAGTGTGAGTGAACGCGTGACATAGTTGTCcccctttcagttgtccagcacactactccttggtgctgggggtggtaggcaaggtcAGTACACCTAGCTCGGGAAAAAATCATAATGgatatacttcacttttcagacgataattgaagAAATCTTAAATTAAATAATCAACACCTCAAAGAAACTGCCTATTTTTCCTTAgtccttttttttttaaagaaagaagaaccggcccaagttggcactcccatccaccatactctactctacgctaagatgttctataaaatgggtttagcctattcctacacctacagagctactgaaacagaacctacagaacacagaatagacaaaaaaaaaaaaaaggaaatggggcttaaatggccccaagacgcccctcccccagtgcaaggtcaactgatgctggaacatgacccttaattaaagggatgaccagaggaggagcgagaaccccttatgcacatgatggcagagtgcaataaggagaagccaagacggcagcgaagccagctcatcaccctacagtaggGTGATTTCCACTTACAAGATAGGAGGAAGGCCAGGCACTTGTAAGCCACAGTGGTGGAGGCACCCATGCCTCCAGAAATTGAAAAAACATGAGGACTAGAGAATTTTTCCTTAGTCCGGCCACATTTAGAATATGCAAGTATCATTTGGTCGCCATGGCAAAAAAGAGACATAGAGAAGTTAGAGAAGATTAATCGAAGAGCTGCAAGGTTCGTTACAAACAATTTTTATCGTACTAGCAGTGTATCAAGTATGATTCAACAACTTGAGTGGCAAAAACTAGATACTCGTAGACATAACTTCCGTTTGTGCTTCCTTTTTAAGATCATTCATAACTTGACATGTGTCCCACTCAGTGACATCATTTCATCTAATACCACAACAACAGCAGAATCCACCATCACAAGATCTCACGCGAATAATATTTTAGTTCCATTTGCAAGAACAGACACTTATCAGCACTCGTTCAGACCTAATGCTTGTAATATCTGGAATAACTTACCTAATCACATCAAAGAAATTGCCTCTATTGAACAATTTAAGAATCAAATTAatcaattgtaattgcataaatTCCCCCCTGTGTAAAGTCTTCGCTTGCAAAGttgacacagtaataataataaataaatagctggggcgcgcggcaccatttcagatgcggtatgcatgggtccaccagtcataataaaattatttacaaaaaaggttaacaaacaagtacacaaaaaatttggaattttcaactagagtagggacaatagcacatcgataaacagtactgaaacaagttggagtagtccatgatattaaatcacagtaaaacaataagaagtgttatatccctactgtgcatttccgttatggtatatcttgagcacagtagggatataacgcttcttattgttttactatgatttaatatcatggactactccaacttgtttcagtactttttatcaatgtgctatggtccctatactctagttgaaaattccaaatttttcatgtagctacttgttatttattaaggctttacaacataagtgctgaaggtctgtgggACACCTgttcctacagcctgtttaaagttgttacatagctaaaatatgtttgaaaaggtgggaaaggagaaaaaaatttatgactggacctgggtagCCTTGAAGCTGCAGTCATCAGATTaatgctcaaacgcttacaggagtctgcccagggacggatccaggagcagtggcgtagccagactttttcccattttatttattttccaaaaatgtgcagcctcagtttgaagattaacgcacatatgaaacatgcatacaaaatgttttacaatatgattgattatagGATTACTGAtcggtaggggaaagtaatgatttcagttggtacttaaaaatttgtaatgattgttgttggattaggtcaggtgggagtgaattccacagtctaattgatctagggaagaatgaatgCCAGGGCACTGGGCGGGCAAGCCCTTCgaccatgcaacacacatacacatacccATCTTCATAATtatggacatcaatacagcattttaaaaacgTGTATGCATCACTACGTATACTttacctacactactgtatgcataaCTAATGTACTTTAACCTAActctagctattggccttcttattCCAGATACACATTTCCGTCTTAATACTAGACTTGGAAGAGACCTTAATTAAAGTACGAGGCGCTTATAGTGTCGTATCGCGTGATGACTGTGCTTTGCCAGTGCCACAGCCTAGGAATAAAATACAATTGCTGACCGAATAAGCATTCCTTACCGTTTGAACTATCACTTAGTAGTATCTACGTGGCTAGGCGGGTGTTAATGCCTCAAATATCTTgcccagtggcgtagccagccCTTAgggatgggtgggcacacttcaccccatgcaactagcacaaaatgcgagtccatccttagtggactctacgtacatttggtttaaaaactgtttcaaaagtgcataaatgtatctagctagctaattttatGCTACGCTactgttcctgcagcttataTTACTAGTCTAgtgctactgcatgaatgatataAAAGCTAACTAACTTATTACATCTTCTTGTCTTGTTCTCTTTTAGCTCATCAGCACTTGTACACAACTCATTCTACTCCAGTCTGACTCTTGAGATAGTCGTATGGCTTAATTCAATCACCTCTGAATCTTTCATCTCCAACCGACTTGTCTAACACGGGAGAATTTAATTTTTCGTTTATCACTCAGGTCACTTATAACCTCGTCAGCAACAGAATCCGTGCTGCTTCTCACAACTCAGTATTCCAGATATGAAAAAAAACTGGATTCCCTACTTCCTCACGCTTTTCTTTCCCCCGCCTAAaatttggatcacgtgattCCATGCATTAAATAGATCATCGAAACTActtggatcacgtgatgtaatTACTGACTTGTCCGCGATATCAGTTGTTgatttacaacaaaaatatgGTGTTGCCAAGGTATGCACCACTCGTTTCTTGTTTGTAATATCATTAGCAACCGGGCGCCGCTGTCCCAGGAGGTGGGCACTACGCCACTGATCTTGCCTCTATTCTTCGATTCAAGTCTTGACTACACCAATGATTACACAAGTTAATCCAATTGTTAACTGTCCATCCCACTATACtggaagagttaataataatccttgtccttcactccttgtcacaatgctgcgcggtttttttgtaatcacatgatcttgcTCCTAAGTTAGGGTctgcaatgcgaaaaatcgatatcctccaatcaactacctaactattgtcatgtgttaggctaagtgtaacttgaataacaccagcgtggcaggcaagtttgtcactttcttctttttttttatttttttttttatatatatatatatatttttttaatattttttttttcccggggtaaccagcaccccttgccaccacccctagcactagatgttgaagtgctagacaaaaattggactgagattaaagggagcaatttaaataattagggGGAAGGCACCCGACCCTCTGATAGTACAAGGTCAAGTGCCCTATGGCTGATGGGACAACCACTGTGGGAGCGCGCCCCCCTAAGGCACGCAATCGCTGAGCGGAGCAACGAGAAGCTGATGCGACAACGTAGCCAAGACATCGCGCTGCTGTAGGGAACTTCTCTCTTCAGGGACAGTAAGTAGGCTAGACGTTTGTAAAAGATGCTGGTACATCCACTGATTCCACCAAACGTTGAAAAGACTAATGGGGTAAATGAACCCATCTCAACCTCCCTAATCCTCTGCTCATATTTCCTACGTTTCTCCTTTTCAAATCTCCGATACAATGAAGCCACTGGTGTAGCACGGTATGACGAAGCAGTTGGATTAAACAccttaacatcaaagaaagcccgTTGGTGGTGACCACCCCAGAACCCAACAGCTGAAACATCCAATCGTGCTCCATCCTCACGATTTGCAGTAGCGTATGTGAGTGTTTCACCAGAGAGAGACTGTAAAGTGGGCTCAACACACACATCAGTACAGACTTCTGACAGGATTGCAGCAGTAAAATCCCTAAGTtcgtcactttcttctggtagaaaacgatacaaatgtcttataatcatgtgatttttcgttgcagcagttcgtagggttgttcgtatgccacgatattcactctcaacattgttcaagtagtctatcatcaactcaaagtattggtggtttgattttattggtcagtttccggtggcagcacgatctgtgcagctttttggcgacagacaaaatgttttttgctctggagcacaagacaagcagagcagcaactgcgccgtgggtcagcaatgaccagtactaggtaaagtacctgcatgcggagtatggttataattgaagcttgttagtaggcattccagactgatcttaaaattttggaaaaacgggctttttatatgctcaatagatagagtattgattgctgatctcagaaatatatagtttgtcgggttggaattagctactttggcatgcacagtgcttaaaaactgaaaaaaggtacattttttctccagggctccccatacattttacaggggaaaatggcacaattgaatcaggaagccatctagcaatctggactatcttgaaactgcagttgcttctagctgcaagtttgtacatgtaatgaaagtaacttcaggtcttattggatctcagcgatctttgtatgctttgtggtgagcaaatatgtttcacctactgcacacttctcaatacaatggtgtatgcccataggcaagtggctatctcaagttggtaaaaacatcaagttaacaacttataaaggtaaacaactaaagtggaggtgccacaatgatgcaacaatacctaaggtggagttgtggtttcaattatggcattgttatgatgactttgaagtggtttatacttttgagctgatgacacaaccatcagaaaattgctctggagctgaaaatcgctaacccgagcgaagtaactacgcactttaaagtaagcaccagtgactaccttccactcGACCGTACGTTTTTTTAagtttaaagtattctacatacattacaaggcttgaaaagattacaaaacaacacaaaacttacttatatgtaacgcgcacgataaaactaagattttcatgatgatcagcgtgtgtacaaaccccacagcaattttcaccctcattggagctcggacgacggagcaatcccaagttaaacacgagttgtcattttgtgccagggttctattggggaatatacggagaatttttttattaaaaaatctcggatactggaatgcctattgttagccatctggctgagccatctatatgctgaaattcggccaaaatgacgcggtttttgcaaacaaacaccaggatggttgatacatcagtgagacagtctccaacagcaaggataagaagcttataaacacctaacaatacggctaactcgcccagtaaacgcataaagcaatccaatgcatgaaattggcactcacgtgatcgaaattcaaatcgcggaaatacccatgacatcgctttcatttctgaataggaaccatgcagtgtgctccttttgtaaatatttacgttaattgttcactcaggtgcggtctgggccagtgcaggtgtgttttatgctgtgatggcatcatagggagagtctcagactgctgggataatcgagatgctgaacctaatgcacacaaaggCTGactgtcacttgattccaagtgattttaatgtcattggaatagGTTATGGTTATtgattttccgagatttgaatatcgatcacgtgagtgcctatttcacgCATTGGATTGCTTTATGCGTTTACTGGGTGAgttagccgtattgttaggtgtttataagcttcgtatccttgctgttggagactgtctcactgttgtatcaaccattctagtatttgtttgcaaaaattgtgtcattttggccgaatttcagcatatagatggctaacaagcttcaattataaccatactccgcatgcaggtactttacctagtactggtcattgctgacccacggcgcagttgctgctctccttgtcctgtgctccagagcaagaaacattttgtctgtcgccaaaaagctgcacagatcgtgctgccaccggaaactgaccaataaaatcaaaccaccaatactttgagttgatgatagactacttgaacaatgttgagagtgaatatcgtggcatacgaacaaccctacgaactgctgcaacgaaaaatcacatgattttaagacatttgtatcgttttctaccagaagaaagtgacaaacttgtctgccacgctggtgttattcaagttacacttagcctaacacatgacaatagttaggtagttgattggaggatatcgatttttcgcgttgcggaccctacctaagtTGCCTCCTATTGTTTGTACAAAGGGAAAATCTCTTGGATAATCCCATCTCTGTCCATCGACTAGTCGGAAAGAAAGACATTGGTGAAAATAACACGGTTAGTAAGTTATGCTATCTACCGGTATTCttgtacaataaaaataataataataatggagtAGTAGTAACTTTAATCCAGCGCACGTCTTTAATTGCTCAGAGCTCTGGAtggctgatggtggggcaaaatAGTTTGATGCcagggcaatgccctggcttgcccggggtttggctacgccactgattctTGTATTCAGTGATTCAGCCCACCTCCTTAATTTCTCTGCATGGGTAGCTATCTGATGGTAGGGCAAAGTGACTTGATGCTCAGGCAATGCCCTGGCTCGCCcaggtctggctacgccactgtctAAGAGGATTcaaggggttccatggaacccccttttgaaagagcctctcttcagtggcgtagctacactGGGGGCTGTGCCCTACAGTCAGCTTTCCAGGGCCCCACCGTCAGTGAATGTTGTAACTCACGTGATTCGACGCGCGACGATTTCTCAATGCTACAACGCAGCGTTTTATATGAAAATAATCGCTGCAAGTACAATTCCTTGTCATTTCGCTATAAAATCGCATCAGTAGACAAAGAAaagttaaaattttatttaattACCACCAtcatctctctctctctccatATGAGGCTTATTATAAGACCATAATTCTTTGTAACCTTTACAGTACACCAATGTACATGGTGTACATGGATTGCAGTTTGTAGCGCAACGAACACTAATCATTAACACGAGTACACACTTGTGCATGTGAGCCAAAACTTTATGGTGTTGGTGCAGTGTACTGGTGTACACATAAAGGCTACAGCATGGTAACTTGAGCGCATagagtgtacatgggtgtacagcggtgtacatgggtgtacagcggtgtacatgggtgtacagcagtgtacatgagtgtacagcggtgtacatgggtacacccatgtacaccactgtacacccatgtacactgctgtacaccaaTGTACACTGCTTTACACCCATGTACATTGCTGTACACCCatttacactgctgtacaccaaCGTACACCAAtatacactgaagtacaccgctgtacacccacaCTGATGTACACATTTCTATACCTAGGTACACTCATGTACAACAGTGAACTGTAAAACAGACTCCTCTTTACCGTGTCAAATGCATACCATAACCCTTTATGTGTACACCTGTACACCAGTGTACTGTACCACTATCATGAAATTTTGGTCTTATTTCAAGCCTTATCTCCCATCATTTGATCTCGAGTTAAAATGTGAGCGAGTTGGAGGAAGGCATCAGTAAAATGAGACTGTACGTATCGTGATTATAGCAAGTTAAGGTGATAACATATATTACTCTATAACTGAGGTGTTAAGTGAGGCGTTCTTGACAGAAGATGTGCAAGTGGTTTAATAGTGAAGTTTTCCTTTTAATGCCCGCTGCGAATAACATTGTGAATAGTGAGCTGACAGTGATGCTAATAGTATGAATAAAAAGATTGGACCTATGATACTAAGGTGAGTACTAAGGAGATTGTCAAGGTAATGAGGCACTATGCATTCCTTTTAATGCCCGCTATGGTTTAGCTGATCTCCAATAGTGCAGAGCTGATAATACATGTTGCTAGTAAATTAAAGGTTGGATTACGACTTAATCCATGAGAGCTGTGGAAGAAGAAAAATTGGCCGGGGGTAAAATTGCATGCTGATCGTGCAATAGCGTAGGTTGTGGTGTCAATTAGCTGCAGAAACAGCAGTGTAGTagtatatttagctagctaggcacaGCCATGCACTTTAATCAGATTTCTATATAAACGTATAGAGTCCACAGTGAGATGGACTCACATGTCGtgtatttataattacatgGACGGATGTGATGCGAAGGTGTGCCCCACTTAGGCCCTGCCATCACAAAGTCTAGCTATGCCACTGCctttcttactcgagatactctaatagagcagtcaagatcgagatactctaatacagtagtcacagtattcttaggagcagtgtagcaggctatgtgtggttataaataaggaaatatagttggtattggtatctatggtgaggggcagctattgtcagcaggtgatgacttttTGTCTGACAGCTAGGCTGaggttgcaattccagagtggaaccttcttttaaaatttctggatctgcccctgcctCCAGGTGGTCagaatgttttctccttgtcaatttcacaTATATGTATCCATaagaactctagagagtgacttatctCAAAGTAAACTGATAAATGACAAACTATCATGGTATCCCCACATCAATCAACTATGTCACAAAGCCAACCAGCTACTAGGGTTTCTGCAACGTAATCTACAAGGCTGCTCAAGAACACTTAAGGAACATAGTTACAAAAAAATGATTTTACATACTATAGAATACTGTTCAGCTATTTGGGACCCCACCACCAGAATGCTATCCACCAACTGGAAATGATTCAAATGTGTACTAATTCGATGTAATAGATCTCATTCACCAATTCATCATCATTACGCTTTAAATCATTGTATCCTCAAACAAACTGATAGTCACTCATATCTTGGAGTCATGCAAGACAAGACATTATCATGGTCGCAACATATATCAAACATTGCTAAAAAAacattaaaatactttaaaCTTTCTAAAAAGTAACTTAAGTGACTGTTCACTAAATGTTAAGGCATCAGCTTATCTAACAATGGTTCAACCTCAGATGGAGTACGCTTCTGTTATTTGGGATCCATATTATAATAGTGATAGAGATAAATTAGAATCAGTTCAGCGAAGAGCAGCTAGGTGGGTTTTAAGTGATTTAGTAGTAGTTCAGTATAATTAATGTTACATCAGTTATCTTGGCCTACCTTACAAATTTGACAGAACATCTCAAGATTACAACTAGCTCTATTTCACAAGATTTTTCATCATCAAATATCCCTGTCAATCCCAACATACTACTTACCTGTAACAAGAGACACATGACGCTATCACCCTTATCATTTCATTCTCCCACTTATATCAACCACATCACATCTACAATCATTTTTTTCAAAaacaatcaaagattggaacaacttacccacATCTATTCTAGACACAACTGACTATGACACCTTTTCAAATAATTTACAACTATACCAAACCAATAATTAACTGTATATTAATTCTGCTGTATGctgtttctttcttttttgGGCATttaccagctgtgctgactgcccggtaaataaataaatgtggagccaaatggacattagtttatATTAAAGTTTCAACaagaattaagaaagtattGAGAGCTCGATCATACTTTGGGAGCGATTTCGTTGCAGTCTCATCCTCACAGATCCATTCTCCGGAGTGGcagcttatcgattagagaaggcgcttataatctctaatcaataGCTAAGTGCCAACCTGGAGAATGGGTCTGCAAGGATGAGACTGACTAATTTTGTTGAAATTTttatagtagctatagctgGGTACAGGAACTACTGGTCCAACGTTTTGTCTGTTAGTTGTCCAACACATGCCCACTGGTgttgggggtggtggcaagggctaGCGACTAGCTATAGCCAGATTATGGAAGCCGTGTAATTAGAGGGGGCACTTATAACCTCTAATCAATAAGTGCCACCCCTAAGAATGAGTCTGCTTAATAATGCTTGGACCTAGTCCCCTTGTTAGGCCTTTTATTCAGTTGACCAGCACATTCCATCAGTGCTGGGGTGtttggcaagggcagtccatcaagcccgggaaaaaataaataataaaaaaattcccGGACATTTTTACACCTTTTTAGCCTGTTGCttggcagtcctttgtgggagttgaactctgtttcatgctcccactccctacatggtgggcCTAGTCTCCTTGTTGGGCCCTTATTCAGTTGACCAGTACATGCCTGGGGGTGgttggcaagggcagtccatcaagcctgGGAAAAAtagataataataaaaaatcctCGGACATTTTACACCTTTTaagcctgttgcctggcagtcctttgtgggtctgtttcatgctcccactccctgTAGTTTGGTCAGTAGCCTGTAGGGCTTACATTTTAAGGCCCCTATCTGGGGGTCGGCTGTGTGTATCCTGGcagtccatgcggtgttttgtaggtctgtgtaggctctgtaggtttagctgctttttgtctttaataaattaaattaggtttaacttctagctagagatcggggaggatgggagtgccattagagccagaataattttttttttaaattatacaaccaagtactaaagataatatgaaatgcagttaaaattacatcattaataatgaatgaataaataaacaataatagtgcttgagaaaactacgaggcctagagacatgaactaagcggggatagattcgcctgtgaatgaaggcacaaccgtataataagtacacatgttcatgctgatgacttgacaGTATGTTTAATTCTGTATAATtcccagcaccacacccttgcttaattacagattgcgtgaagaagaagattagtaaacatcCGCGGTCTGATTGCAGGAGAGCCAAGAGGCCACTTTACGCATAAACAGCaatattacaagtatgtttaaatgtttgtaactgtgtatgcTGGGATACCAGGTGATGCGCTTGTGAACATGCAACCAGCTGATGCGTTCGTAAACAACAAGGTAATCAGTGTttcaatgtaatacttgtattgtacatcttcatccttctcCTGTAGGCATGGGTACGGAATATTTTTTGGAATAATCggtggtaaaaagaatcaggaataatttcggaataatagggtgatcttccggaataattaattagaattcacacatttttcaTGTAGTATCGCAGGAAAATTCGTAAAGGAACATCCACAATCATTGCTAgtggagtatctcaatctttgggtatagtttttatgcttgcaagtggttatattttcagctgcagaagaataTCCATTTGGCTTTACAATTCCAGAAATTACTCCAGGAaaatttgggaataat
This region includes:
- the LOC136267188 gene encoding uncharacterized protein is translated as MSAAEELQQLFNSSLLTENLHRKGVMWRFIPKRAPWYGGFWERLIGLTKTALKKVLGRTFATLSSLQTLVVEVEAILNDRPLTYVSPDERDPEPLTPAHMLYGRRITSLPHPMVEDDELDDPSYGTESDLKKRANTQALILKHFWKRWKLEYLTSQSSLRELHKTTGNNIQKVQIGDVVLVHDDTPRIRWDLAVIEDVIKGSDGLIRAAKIRTKGGRTNHLIAKLYPLEVRSTEFTDRLNSTPLTSNRMGDGDKEGQPESRPARRAALKAHQKFSEWAEVLRAPPEDVVD